From Clostridium sp. SY8519:
AGACCACCAGAAAGAATCCCAGCGTATACTTGATCCTGCCGCTGTACCCTGCCGTCAGCGCACACAGCACAAAAATTGCCAGCAATACCATAAATTCCTCTGACCGCAGTCTGGCTTTTCGCAGGAAGGAAATGCCTAACACCGCCAGTGCCAGCAGCAGGATGCCTGTATAATAGTGATCCCACCAGGACAGTTTGTTCAGATTGGATGTGGCCAGCACTTCATTGAAAATCAGCACTGCATATACAGCCAGAAATATTCGATTGTATCCCCAGCCGGATCTTTTATCCGGACGGCCGGAAGCATCCGCCGGGGATGTAACTGCGTGACACTGCTGCATGTTCTGCTCTCCGTTCCTTGTACGTTCCGTGATCTTACCTGATTTCCGTCAGACTGGTTCCCGGCTCCACCGTCTTTCCCATTCGCCCGTTCACCGCATCTGCATATGCCTTCCGGATTACAGGCACACGCTCATTCTTCTTCTGTCTGCGGGCACTGATTATTTTCGCTGTTTTGCTCAGTGCGGGCCGAAACTTCCTTACCAGGAAATTTCTGCCATATTTGCGGTCAAAACGAAATTGATTCCGCAGAAGATAATATTCCTTCCAGTTCCATTCCTGCACTTCCGTCTGCTGCGCGCGGGAGGCCAGCCTGCGATGCAGGCGCGTTTCCGTTACATAACGCAGCTGCGTATACTGCGCAGCCCGATGCGCAAAATCCGTATCGTCAAACATAATAAAATACTGATCGTCCGGCACGCCGATTTTCCGGATCAGCTGCATTGTCATCAGCGGTCCCTCCAACGGCATATCCACGACATTGATATACGGCGTCCGGATCGCGTCGCTTGGAATCTTCGTCTTCATCTGTGTCAGATTCATCAGCAGCGGATTTTTCAGGTCATACCCCACAATGGCATAATCCTGATAGTTTTCATCCGTGCGGCAGGGAAGGCAGAGCTGCGCGTCTCTGGTCAGATATTTCATCAGTGTTTCCAGACAATTCCTGTCCGGACTCACATCATCGTCCATCGCCCAGACACAGTCATAATCCATACCCGCCGCAATGCGGAACACATTGGCAAATCCGCCGGATCCTCCCAGATTGGAGGCACTTCTTGTATAAAAGATCTGGATTCCCTTCCATTCGGACTGTACCGTCTGATCCGTACGCCAGGCGGCAATGACTCCATTTCCCTTTAAAAATTCCGGTGTGCCGTCCTGAGACGCGTTATCATAGATCAGAATCGCGGATACCGGATAAGTCTGAGCCGCCAGGTCCTGCAAGACTTCCAATAGCAGCTGTTTTCTGTTGTAAGTTACCAGTACCGCACATACTCTTCTGTTACCATTCATTTTTCTTCCCTGCCAATCGTCTCAAACTGTAAGTGATTCTCCATACCTGAAAAAGCTTTCTTTTGCGGAACAGACGATATTTGATCTGTTCTTTGCGGTCTGCCGTCCGGACTGCCTGTGCTGTGCAGAGATCCGTATACGGAAAGCTTGTGTAAATCTGATCCATGGCTTTCTTTTTTTCTGCCCGGGACGCCTGCCATTCCGGCCGGTTCAGCCAGCAGGAAAACATCTCATTCAGCACAAAACGGATCCGTTCACACCATCCCTTCAGCTCCGCGGGATTTTCCAGATCCACATACGTTCTGAGCCGGGTCAGGGACGCAGTTTCCTGCTGAAAAATATCCGGATTGTAGCGATGGGTGGCCGAATCCTGGTTTCTCACATAATAATACCAGGCCTGCTTCACCAGCACCACACGGCTTTCGGAACAAATGATATCCATGTTAAACAGCGTATCTTCTCCATACGCCAGTGTCTGATCAAACAGATGGCGCTGTGCCACCTCAGTCTTTACCAGGCGGGCAGCGATTCCCCGGTTAAAAAACACTTCCGGTGTAACCCGTTCTATTTCACCCAGCATGATTTTTTTTATCCAGGTGCGGTTTTTGTGATTGATCCGGATAATTTCCGTTTCCGGCAGACGCTTCGCGCGCACGGTTCCATCATATACGGCTGCCGTACCGCCAATCAGCAGATCCGCGTTTTCTCTTTCCGCAATCTCCGCTGCTTCCTTCAGACAGCCGGGAACCAGCAGGTCATCCGCATCCAGAAAAAAAATATACGCTCCCTCCGCGCTGCGAATTCCGGCATTTCTCGCCGCGGACACCCCGCCATGGGGCACATGCAGCACTCGGATCCGATCATCTGTTTCTGACACTTTCTGCAGTATCGGCAAATATTTCGGTTCATTCCCGTCATCAATGATCAGGATTTCCAGATCCGGATATTCCTGGGTCAGAACGCTGCTGACCGCACGCTGAAGCTGGGTCTCTTCCGAACGATATGCTGGAATTATAACACTGATTTTCATGCTCTTCTCCTTGTTTTTCATCCCAGCTCCGCTTTTTCCGGTTCCTCTTCCGCGATCCATGCATCCATGTCATGTGTTTTTCGTTTTTCCTCCGGCGGCAGCTGCATATAATCCCCGTATAACTGCGTCAGATACTGGTCCCAGCAGGACATGGCCTGAAAGGTGTATCCCTCAAAGGATACATCCACCGGCTGCAGAAATGCCTCTTTATCAACTACTTCGCCGGTTCCATACAGTCCCCATGTCACAATCGCGACTTTGCGGGCCGTTTCAAATGGTTCCCGGGAAGCCAGTGCAATCAGTTTTTCATTGCACCTGCGAATGCCGTAAAGCTTCGCAAAGGGAATGACAAACCGTTTAAACATACGACGGAAGGTTGTTTTCCCGGCTCGGGGATTCGCCCAGTTCAATTTCAGAATTTTCCGGTATTTTTCCGTCTTCTGAAAAATATCACGCTGCTGCTGCGGATCCTCCGGCACACCGTCCACCGGCAGAATATCCACCCATAACGCGCTGGAAGCATCTTCCTTTGAGTACGCATCCTGAACCCTGGTTCTGGTGTCTACCAGTTTCATAAAAGGATAGGAATCCGTGCCGGTCTCATAGCAGATCAGCCGCAAGTGATCGGAAAACAGCGATTCTTTTTTGTTTAACTCGATCAGTTTCCGGTAATCCGGCCGGGGCAGCGATACATCAATATCGTCATCCCAGGGGATGAACCCGCCGTGACGGACAGCGCCCAGCAGGGAGCCGCCGCACAGATACAGCCGAAGTCCGTGGGTACGGCACACCTCCTGCAGTTCCAGCGCAAGCTCCAGTTCCTTTTCTTTTATTTCCTTTAACGTTAGTTTTCTCATATTTTACTGTTCCCGTCCGGTCCGTTTATGCTTTGATCTTCAGCCATGCGGCACGATATAGTCGGTAGCTGATATTCAGCAGATGGATGGCTGCACGGTCTCGTTTCGGAGTATTCGGATCACGCAGAACAGCTTTTCCATGCTCCCGGATATACCGGATGATTTCCTTCCGTTCCTCAGCGCATTCCTCCGTCTGCAGCATCTGATTCAATGTACTGAACCGGGCATACACCTGCCGGCGCAGTACCGCAGACTGCAGATCCGGATACCACTGCAGCACCTGCTGCGCCATCTGATCGGTCATTTCCAGAAGATCCAGTTTCTTTTTGGAAAAGCCGGTATTCACAATGGATGTTTCCCGCATGATATAGCAGTATTTGGACTCATAGCCCAGCGCAATCTCCCGGGCTTGATGCATCAGCTTATAGGTCGTTGCAATATCTTCAAAAATTCTTCCCACAGGATACTGTATCCCGTCAAACAGGCTTTTCCGATACAGTTTCGCCCAGGCAGAGGTATCCACCACATCATGGTACAGCATTCTGCGGATACTGTCATGGGCGGATATCCGTTCATCGCCTCTTCCGCCCAGGTCCCGGACCCGGTCCGGAAATACGATTCTATGCTGGCATACCGACAGATCTGTCTGATATTTACCGATCAGCCCATACAAATACTCCACATAATCCGGATCCACATAATCATCCGAATCAATACAGGTCAGATATGTGCCGGAAGCCCTGGCGATCCCGTAATTTCTGGCATCGGACAGTCCGCCGTTGGGTTTGTGATAAACCACAATCCGCCCATCTGAATTCGCCAGCTGATCACACAGAGTCCCGCTGCCGTCTGTCGCGCCGTCATCCACAAGGATAATTTCCAGGTTTTTATAGGTCTGCCCGCATACCGAAGCCACACACTTCGGCAAA
This genomic window contains:
- a CDS encoding glycosyltransferase yields the protein MNGNRRVCAVLVTYNRKQLLLEVLQDLAAQTYPVSAILIYDNASQDGTPEFLKGNGVIAAWRTDQTVQSEWKGIQIFYTRSASNLGGSGGFANVFRIAAGMDYDCVWAMDDDVSPDRNCLETLMKYLTRDAQLCLPCRTDENYQDYAIVGYDLKNPLLMNLTQMKTKIPSDAIRTPYINVVDMPLEGPLMTMQLIRKIGVPDDQYFIMFDDTDFAHRAAQYTQLRYVTETRLHRRLASRAQQTEVQEWNWKEYYLLRNQFRFDRKYGRNFLVRKFRPALSKTAKIISARRQKKNERVPVIRKAYADAVNGRMGKTVEPGTSLTEIR
- a CDS encoding glycosyltransferase family 2 protein is translated as MKISVIIPAYRSEETQLQRAVSSVLTQEYPDLEILIIDDGNEPKYLPILQKVSETDDRIRVLHVPHGGVSAARNAGIRSAEGAYIFFLDADDLLVPGCLKEAAEIAERENADLLIGGTAAVYDGTVRAKRLPETEIIRINHKNRTWIKKIMLGEIERVTPEVFFNRGIAARLVKTEVAQRHLFDQTLAYGEDTLFNMDIICSESRVVLVKQAWYYYVRNQDSATHRYNPDIFQQETASLTRLRTYVDLENPAELKGWCERIRFVLNEMFSCWLNRPEWQASRAEKKKAMDQIYTSFPYTDLCTAQAVRTADRKEQIKYRLFRKRKLFQVWRITYSLRRLAGKKNEW
- a CDS encoding LicD family protein, translating into MRKLTLKEIKEKELELALELQEVCRTHGLRLYLCGGSLLGAVRHGGFIPWDDDIDVSLPRPDYRKLIELNKKESLFSDHLRLICYETGTDSYPFMKLVDTRTRVQDAYSKEDASSALWVDILPVDGVPEDPQQQRDIFQKTEKYRKILKLNWANPRAGKTTFRRMFKRFVIPFAKLYGIRRCNEKLIALASREPFETARKVAIVTWGLYGTGEVVDKEAFLQPVDVSFEGYTFQAMSCWDQYLTQLYGDYMQLPPEEKRKTHDMDAWIAEEEPEKAELG
- a CDS encoding glycosyltransferase family 2 protein — translated: MEELISVILPVYNVKEFLPKCVASVCGQTYKNLEIILVDDGATDGSGTLCDQLANSDGRIVVYHKPNGGLSDARNYGIARASGTYLTCIDSDDYVDPDYVEYLYGLIGKYQTDLSVCQHRIVFPDRVRDLGGRGDERISAHDSIRRMLYHDVVDTSAWAKLYRKSLFDGIQYPVGRIFEDIATTYKLMHQAREIALGYESKYCYIMRETSIVNTGFSKKKLDLLEMTDQMAQQVLQWYPDLQSAVLRRQVYARFSTLNQMLQTEECAEERKEIIRYIREHGKAVLRDPNTPKRDRAAIHLLNISYRLYRAAWLKIKA